A single genomic interval of Tursiops truncatus isolate mTurTru1 chromosome 1, mTurTru1.mat.Y, whole genome shotgun sequence harbors:
- the ELOVL1 gene encoding very long chain fatty acid elongase 1 isoform X1, protein MRKWQAAWPWGHLSGPAPSEPSTTARLAPTESLARMEAVVNLYQEMMKHADPRIQGYPLMGSPLLMTSILLTYVYFVLSLGPRIMANRKPFQLRSFMVVYNFSLVAFSLYIVYEFLMSGWLSTYTWRCDPVDFSNNPEALRMVRVAWLFLFSKFIELMDTVIFILRKKDGQVTFLHVFHHSVLPWSWWWGVKFAPGGMGSFHAMINSSVHVIMYLYYGLSALGPVAQPYLWWKKHMTAVQLIQFVLVSLHISQYYFMPSCNYQYPIIIHLIWMYGTIFFLLFSNFWYQSYTKGKRLPRVLQQNGAPGTAKVKAN, encoded by the exons AGTCCTTAGCCAGGATGGAGGCTGTTGTGAACTTGTACCAGGAGATGATGAAGCATGCAG ATCCCCGGATCCAGGGCTACCCTCTGATGGGGTCCCCCCTGCTAATGACCTCTATCCTCCTGACCTACGTGTACTTCGTTCTTTCACTTGGGCCTCGCATCATGGCCAATCGGAAGCCCTTCCAGCTCCGCAGCTTCATGGTTGTCTACAACTTCTCACTGGTGGCATTTTCCCTCTACATCGTCTATGAG TTCCTGATGTCTGGCTGGCTGAGTACCTACACCTGGCGCTGCGACCCAGTGGACTTTTCCAACAACCCGGAGGCACTGAGG ATGGTCCGAGTGGCCTGGCTCTTCCTGTTCTCCAAGTTCATTGAGCTGATGGACACG GTGATCTTTATTCTCCGGAAGAAAGATGGACAGGTGACCTTCCTACATGTCTTCCACCACTCAGTGCTTCCCTGGAGCTGGTGGTGGGGGGTAAAATTTGCTCCAG GAGGAATGGGCTCTTTCCACGCCATGATCAACTCCTCTGTGCACGTCATCATGTACCTGTACTACGGATTGTCTGCCCTTGGCCCTGTGGCTCAGCCCTACCTTTGGTGGAAAAAGCACATGACAGCTGTCCAGCTG ATCCAGTTTGTCCTGGTCTCGCTGCACATCTCCCAGTACTACTTCATGCCCAGCTGTAACTACCAGTATCCAATCATCATCCACCTCATCTGGATGTACGGCACCATCTTCTTCTTGCTCTTCTCCAATTTCTGGTATCAGTCTTACACCAAAGGCAAGCGGCTGCCCCGTGTACTTCAGCAAAATGGAGCTCCAGGTACTGCCAAAGTCAAGGCTAACTGA
- the ELOVL1 gene encoding very long chain fatty acid elongase 1 isoform X2: MEAVVNLYQEMMKHADPRIQGYPLMGSPLLMTSILLTYVYFVLSLGPRIMANRKPFQLRSFMVVYNFSLVAFSLYIVYEFLMSGWLSTYTWRCDPVDFSNNPEALRMVRVAWLFLFSKFIELMDTVIFILRKKDGQVTFLHVFHHSVLPWSWWWGVKFAPGGMGSFHAMINSSVHVIMYLYYGLSALGPVAQPYLWWKKHMTAVQLIQFVLVSLHISQYYFMPSCNYQYPIIIHLIWMYGTIFFLLFSNFWYQSYTKGKRLPRVLQQNGAPGTAKVKAN, encoded by the exons ATGGAGGCTGTTGTGAACTTGTACCAGGAGATGATGAAGCATGCAG ATCCCCGGATCCAGGGCTACCCTCTGATGGGGTCCCCCCTGCTAATGACCTCTATCCTCCTGACCTACGTGTACTTCGTTCTTTCACTTGGGCCTCGCATCATGGCCAATCGGAAGCCCTTCCAGCTCCGCAGCTTCATGGTTGTCTACAACTTCTCACTGGTGGCATTTTCCCTCTACATCGTCTATGAG TTCCTGATGTCTGGCTGGCTGAGTACCTACACCTGGCGCTGCGACCCAGTGGACTTTTCCAACAACCCGGAGGCACTGAGG ATGGTCCGAGTGGCCTGGCTCTTCCTGTTCTCCAAGTTCATTGAGCTGATGGACACG GTGATCTTTATTCTCCGGAAGAAAGATGGACAGGTGACCTTCCTACATGTCTTCCACCACTCAGTGCTTCCCTGGAGCTGGTGGTGGGGGGTAAAATTTGCTCCAG GAGGAATGGGCTCTTTCCACGCCATGATCAACTCCTCTGTGCACGTCATCATGTACCTGTACTACGGATTGTCTGCCCTTGGCCCTGTGGCTCAGCCCTACCTTTGGTGGAAAAAGCACATGACAGCTGTCCAGCTG ATCCAGTTTGTCCTGGTCTCGCTGCACATCTCCCAGTACTACTTCATGCCCAGCTGTAACTACCAGTATCCAATCATCATCCACCTCATCTGGATGTACGGCACCATCTTCTTCTTGCTCTTCTCCAATTTCTGGTATCAGTCTTACACCAAAGGCAAGCGGCTGCCCCGTGTACTTCAGCAAAATGGAGCTCCAGGTACTGCCAAAGTCAAGGCTAACTGA
- the CDC20 gene encoding cell division cycle protein 20 homolog gives MAQFVFESDLHSLLQLDTPIPNAPPARWQRKAKEAAGPAPSPMRAANRSHSAGRTPGRTPGKSSSKNQTTPSKPGGDRYIPHRSASQMEVASFLLSKENQPEDSQTPTKKEHQKAWALNLNGFDVEEAKILRLSGKPQNAPEGYQNRLKVLYSQKATPSSSRKTCRYIPSLPDRILDAPEIRNDYYLNLVDWSSGNVLAVALDNSVYLWSASSGDILQLLQLEQPGDYISSVAWIKEGNYLAVGTSSAEVQLWDVQQQKRLRNMTSHSARVGSLCWNSYILSSGSRSGHIHHHDVRVAEHHVATLSGHSQEVCGLRWAPDGRHLASGGNDNLVNVWPSAPGEGGWVPLQTFTQHQGAVKAVAWCPWQPNVLATGGGTSDRHIRIWNVCSGACLSAVDAHSQVCSILWSPHYKELISGHGFAQNQLVIWKYPTMAKVAELKGHTARVLSLTMSPDGATVASAAADETLRLWRCFELDAARRREREKASAAKSSLIHQGIR, from the exons ATGGCCCAGTTCGTGTTCGAGAGTGACCTGCACTCGCTGCTGCAGCTGGATACACCCATCCCCAATGCACCCCCTGCGCGCTGGCAGCGCAAGGCGAAGGAAGCCGCGGGGCCGGCCCCCTCGCCTATGCGGGCAGCCAACCGATCCCACAGTGCCGGCAGGACCCCGGGCCGAACTCCCG gcaAATCGAGCTCCAAGAATCAGACCACTCCCAGCAAACCTGGCGGTGACCGCTATATCCCCCATCGCAGTGCTTCCCAGATGGAGGTCGCTAGCTTCCTCCTGAGCAAGGAGAACCAGCCCGAAGACAGTCAGACGCCCACCAAGAAG GAACATCAGAAAGCATGGGCTTTGAACCTGAACGGTTTTGATGTGGAGGAAGCCAAGATCCTTCGGCTCAGTGGAAAACCACAAAATGCCCCAGAGG GTTACCAGAACAGACTGAAAGTACTCTATAGCCAGAAGGCCACGCCCAGCTCCAGCAGGAAGACCTGCCGTTACATTCCTTCCCTGCCAGACCGGATCCTGGACGCCCCTGAAATCCGGAATGACTACT ACCTGAACCTTGTGGATTGGAGCTCTGGGAATGTACTGGCTGTGGCTTTGGACAACAGTGTGTACTTGTGGAGTGCTAGCTCTGGTGACATCCTGCAGCTGCTCCAATTGGAGCAGCCTGGGGACTATATATCTTCTGTGGCCTGGATCAAAGAGGGCAACTACCTGGCTGTGGGCACCAGCAGTGCTGAGGTGCAG CTATGGGATGTGCAACAGCAGAAACGGCTTCGAAACATGACCAGTCATTCTGCCCGAGTGGGCTCCCTCTGTTGGAATAGCTATATCCTGTCCAG TGGCTCACGCTCTGGCCACATCCACCACCATGATGTTAGGGTAGCAGAACACCATGTGGCCACATTGAGTGGCCACAGCCAGGAAGTGTGTGGGCTGCGCTGGGCCCCAGATGGACGACATTTAGCCAGTGGCGGCAACGATAACTTGGTCAACGTGTGGCCTAGTGCTCCTGGAGAAGGTGGCTGGGTTCCTCTGCAGACATTCACCCAGCATCAAGGGGCTGTCAAG GCTGTAGCTTGGTGTCCCTGGCAGCCCAATGTCCTGGCAACTGGAGGGGGCACAAGTGACCGACACATTCGTATCTGGAACGTCTGCTCTGGGGCCTGTCTGAGTGCTGTGGATGCCCATTCCCAG GTGTGCTCCATCCTCTGGTCTCCCCACTACAAGGAGCTCATCTCAGGCCATGGCTTTGCCCAGAACCAGCTGGTTATTTGGAAGTACCCAACCATGGCCAAGGTGGCTGAGCTGAAAG gtcacacagcccgGGTCCTTAGTCTGACCATGAGCCCAGATGGGGCTacagtggcatcagcagcagcagATGAGACCCTGCGGCTGTGGCGCTGCTTTGAGTTGGACGCTGCCCGGCGGCGGGAGCGGGAGAAGGCCAGCGCAGCCAAaagcagcctcatccaccaaggCATCCGTTAA